A section of the Streptomyces sp. CG1 genome encodes:
- a CDS encoding MFS transporter: MKDVSYERREVKRARYAVAAVFTVHGAVTGSFATRVPWIQDHASLGAGQLGFALAFGALGASCAMPLAGRISHRLGSRTALRGLIALWTLSLILPSLAPDLYTLCLAIFLYGASSGMADVAMNALGVEVERLLGKSVMSGLHGMWSTGALIGSAAGTLAAHLGADARLHFTLAAATLTVLGVVAAGWVLDVQPADDEEPPPRFALPPRSALLIGAMGFCAVFAEGASLDWSAVFLRNRMDTSAALAAATTTGFMLTMAMARISGDAVVNRFGAVRTVRAGGVLAAFGGLLIVLAGYPALAMAGFALMGLGIAVVVPLCFAAAGHAGPNPSQAIAGVATITYTSGLIAPSLIGGVAQATSLVVSFCVVTALACGLAVFAGVLRTAERGGRTEVSRPAAAVPGPRP; this comes from the coding sequence ATGAAGGACGTGAGCTACGAGCGCCGCGAGGTGAAACGCGCCCGGTACGCCGTGGCGGCGGTGTTCACCGTGCACGGCGCCGTCACCGGCTCGTTCGCGACCCGGGTGCCGTGGATCCAGGACCATGCCTCGCTGGGCGCGGGGCAGCTCGGCTTCGCGCTCGCCTTCGGGGCGCTCGGCGCCTCGTGCGCGATGCCGCTGGCGGGCCGGATCAGCCATCGCCTCGGCAGCCGTACGGCGCTGCGCGGCCTGATCGCGCTGTGGACGCTGTCGCTGATCCTGCCGTCCCTCGCGCCCGACCTGTACACGCTGTGCCTGGCGATCTTCCTGTACGGCGCGAGCTCGGGCATGGCCGACGTCGCCATGAACGCGCTCGGCGTGGAGGTCGAGCGGCTGCTCGGAAAGTCGGTCATGTCGGGGCTGCACGGCATGTGGAGCACGGGCGCCCTGATCGGCTCGGCGGCGGGCACCCTGGCCGCACACCTCGGCGCGGACGCCCGTCTGCACTTCACGCTGGCGGCGGCCACCCTCACCGTCCTCGGCGTCGTGGCCGCCGGCTGGGTCCTGGACGTGCAGCCGGCCGACGACGAGGAGCCGCCGCCGAGGTTCGCGCTGCCGCCGCGGTCGGCGCTCCTGATCGGCGCGATGGGCTTCTGCGCGGTGTTCGCGGAGGGGGCGAGCCTGGACTGGTCGGCGGTGTTCCTGCGGAACCGGATGGACACGTCGGCCGCTCTCGCGGCGGCCACGACCACCGGGTTCATGCTGACCATGGCCATGGCCCGGATCAGCGGGGACGCGGTGGTGAACCGCTTCGGTGCGGTGCGCACCGTGCGCGCCGGTGGCGTGCTGGCCGCGTTCGGCGGGCTGCTGATCGTCCTCGCGGGCTATCCGGCGCTGGCGATGGCCGGGTTCGCGCTGATGGGCCTCGGCATCGCGGTCGTCGTACCGCTGTGCTTCGCGGCGGCCGGGCATGCGGGACCGAACCCCAGTCAGGCCATAGCGGGCGTGGCGACGATCACCTACACCTCGGGGCTGATCGCGCCGAGCCTGATCGGCGGGGTGGCCCAGGCGACCAGCCTGGTGGTGTCGTTCTGCGTGGTGACGGCGCTGGCCTGCGGGCTCGCGGTGTTCGCGGGCGTGCTGCGCACGGCCGAGCGCGGCGGCCGGACCGAGGTCAGCCGGCCTGCCGCAGCAGTTCCCGGCCCACGGCCCTGA
- the hisG gene encoding ATP phosphoribosyltransferase, with the protein MLRIAVPNKGSLSGPAAEMLHEAGYQQRRESKELRIVDPVNEVEFFYLRPRDIAIYVASGRLDMGITGRDLLIDSGADAEEILPLGFARSTFRFAAKPNTANGIQDLKGKTVATSYEGIVAGHLADSGIDASVVHLDGAVETAIELGVAEVIADVVETGTSLRNAGLEVFGEPIMKSEAIVIRRTGADTEEPKVQQFLRRLQGVLVARTYVMMDYDCRVEQLEKAVALTPGLESPTVSPLHNEGWVAVRAMVPAKEAQRIMDDLYAIGARAILTTAIHACRL; encoded by the coding sequence ATGCTGCGCATCGCCGTCCCCAACAAGGGTTCACTCTCCGGCCCTGCGGCGGAGATGCTGCATGAGGCCGGCTACCAGCAGCGCCGCGAGTCCAAGGAGCTGCGGATCGTCGATCCGGTGAACGAGGTCGAGTTCTTCTACCTCCGCCCCCGCGACATCGCGATCTACGTCGCCTCCGGCCGCCTCGACATGGGCATCACCGGCCGCGATCTGCTGATCGACTCCGGCGCCGACGCCGAGGAGATCCTGCCGCTCGGGTTCGCCCGCTCCACCTTCCGGTTCGCCGCCAAGCCGAACACCGCGAACGGCATCCAGGACCTCAAGGGCAAGACGGTCGCCACCTCCTACGAGGGCATCGTCGCGGGGCACCTCGCCGACAGCGGCATCGACGCCTCCGTCGTCCACCTGGACGGCGCCGTGGAGACCGCGATCGAGCTGGGCGTCGCCGAGGTCATCGCCGACGTCGTGGAGACCGGCACCAGCCTGCGCAACGCCGGCCTGGAGGTCTTCGGCGAGCCGATCATGAAGTCCGAGGCGATCGTCATCCGCCGCACCGGCGCCGACACCGAGGAACCGAAGGTCCAGCAGTTCCTGCGCCGCCTCCAGGGCGTCCTGGTCGCCCGGACGTACGTGATGATGGACTACGACTGCCGCGTCGAGCAGCTCGAGAAGGCCGTCGCGCTCACCCCCGGCCTGGAGTCCCCGACCGTCTCCCCGCTGCACAACGAGGGCTGGGTCGCGGTCCGCGCCATGGTCCCCGCCAAGGAGGCGCAGCGGATCATGGACGACCTGTACGCCATCGGTGCCCGCGCCATCCTCACCACGGCCATCCACGCCTGCCGCCTGTAA
- a CDS encoding alginate lyase family protein, with the protein MHGRSRAAVLLAAVVTFGLVLVPSANAAPKAPRTAVLDGGRLLQTRARLERDPQLRRMLKDLTTRADGWLDQGPWTVVDKPKPAPGGDVHEYLSQAPYWWPTTEPTADNPWGCPYVERDGHRNPEVDSGTDRQNAGKVFGSTYDLSLAWYYTGKRAYAEKAGQILRTWFLAPATRMNPDLNHAQFIPCKYDGRSIGIIDFSQSYTGVLDAQAILATGAPGWSTEDRTAMGEWNAAFLDWLKNSDFGHQEGAAANNHGTFYDMQLAALAYATGDTALARRTVLDARAKRIDPQIAADGSQPQELARTRSWHYSTFDLVAYSRLAAVGRHVGVDLWSYRGPDGQSLFKAVDYLLPAATGAAAWPHPELEFHRYAATDVVHAAADAGDTAAQAAVPKLDVPPGGDLWALRPAAEQLDSIAG; encoded by the coding sequence ATGCATGGAAGATCCCGTGCCGCCGTGCTGCTGGCCGCGGTGGTGACGTTCGGCCTGGTGCTCGTCCCGTCCGCGAACGCCGCTCCCAAGGCCCCGAGGACCGCAGTCCTGGACGGCGGCCGCCTCCTGCAGACGCGCGCCCGCCTCGAACGCGACCCCCAACTGCGGCGCATGCTCAAGGACTTGACCACGCGCGCCGACGGCTGGCTGGACCAGGGTCCCTGGACGGTCGTCGACAAGCCGAAACCCGCACCCGGCGGCGACGTCCACGAGTACCTGAGTCAGGCCCCCTACTGGTGGCCCACCACCGAGCCCACCGCCGACAACCCGTGGGGCTGCCCGTACGTGGAGCGCGACGGGCACCGCAATCCGGAGGTCGACAGCGGAACGGACCGGCAGAACGCCGGGAAGGTCTTCGGCTCGACGTACGACCTGTCGCTCGCCTGGTACTACACGGGCAAGCGCGCCTACGCCGAGAAGGCCGGGCAGATCCTGCGCACCTGGTTCCTCGCCCCGGCCACCCGGATGAACCCCGATCTGAACCACGCCCAGTTCATCCCGTGCAAGTACGACGGCCGGTCCATCGGCATCATCGACTTCTCCCAGTCCTACACCGGCGTCCTCGACGCCCAGGCGATCCTGGCCACCGGCGCCCCCGGCTGGAGCACCGAGGACCGCACGGCGATGGGCGAGTGGAACGCCGCCTTCCTCGACTGGCTGAAGAACAGCGACTTCGGCCACCAGGAAGGCGCCGCCGCCAACAACCACGGCACCTTCTACGACATGCAGCTCGCCGCCCTCGCCTACGCCACCGGTGACACCGCCCTCGCCCGGCGCACGGTGCTCGACGCGCGCGCCAAGCGGATCGACCCGCAGATCGCGGCCGACGGCAGCCAGCCGCAGGAACTCGCGCGCACCCGCAGCTGGCACTACTCCACCTTCGACCTGGTCGCCTACAGCCGGCTCGCGGCCGTCGGCCGGCACGTGGGCGTGGACCTGTGGTCGTATCGGGGCCCGGACGGGCAGAGCCTGTTCAAGGCGGTCGACTATCTGCTGCCGGCCGCGACCGGCGCCGCCGCGTGGCCGCATCCTGAGCTGGAGTTCCACCGGTACGCGGCCACCGACGTCGTGCACGCGGCGGCGGACGCGGGGGACACGGCGGCCCAGGCGGCCGTGCCGAAGCTGGATGTGCCGCCCGGCGGGGACCTGTGGGCGCTGCGGCCCGCCGCTGAGCAACTGGACTCGATAGCGGGCTGA
- a CDS encoding acyl-CoA thioesterase — protein sequence MTAEAPIAPVVSFGRLIPVTVHFDDLDALGLLHNARFPLLVERAWTELWNAYGVRFDGDWHAAGDACNAVRELRISYETPVTSPGTYAVHLWLERLGTTGLTYGFRFCSADGVQTYAQGARVLVRLDASTLRPTPWTDTFRAVGRELLRQAG from the coding sequence GTGACCGCCGAAGCCCCGATCGCGCCCGTCGTCTCCTTCGGTCGGCTGATCCCCGTCACCGTGCACTTCGACGACCTCGACGCGCTCGGCCTGCTGCACAACGCCCGCTTCCCGCTGCTGGTCGAGCGCGCCTGGACCGAGCTGTGGAACGCGTACGGCGTCCGCTTCGACGGCGACTGGCACGCGGCCGGCGACGCCTGCAACGCCGTCCGCGAACTGCGCATCAGCTACGAGACGCCCGTGACCAGCCCCGGCACCTACGCCGTCCACCTCTGGCTGGAACGGCTCGGCACCACCGGACTGACCTACGGCTTCCGCTTCTGCTCGGCGGACGGGGTGCAGACCTACGCCCAGGGCGCCCGCGTGCTGGTCCGGCTGGACGCGTCGACGCTGCGGCCCACGCCGTGGACCGACACTTTCAGGGCCGTGGGCCGGGAACTGCTGCGGCAGGCCGGCTGA
- a CDS encoding bifunctional 3,4-dihydroxy-2-butanone-4-phosphate synthase/GTP cyclohydrolase II, with amino-acid sequence MTSAPPLYATDTIESFGLDPVEQAIADIAAGRPVVVVDDEDRENEGDLVVAAEKATPEIVAFMMSECRGLICAPMEGPELDRLRLPQMVEDNTESMKTAFTVSVDASAAHGVSTGISAADRATTLQLLASGTAEPTDFVRPGHVFPLRAKPGGVLVRNGHTEAAVDLARLAGLRPAGAIVEIAGEDGRMLRLPELIPFARKHGLTIISIEDLIAYRRSSEPTVRREAETRLPTRHGTFTAYGYRSTVDGVEHVALVHGEIGDGEDVLVRVHSECLTGDVFGSLRCDCGPQLDTALERIQDEGRGVVVYLRGHEGRGVGLLSKLRAYELQEQGRDTLDANLELGLPADARDYGAGARILADLGVHSVRLMTNNPDKSDALLRHGLKVTGREPMPIQAGEHNLRYLRTKRDRMGHDLPWLDTPAVTASAAAVAATCGNK; translated from the coding sequence ATGACCTCGGCACCGCCCCTGTACGCCACGGACACCATCGAGAGCTTCGGGCTCGACCCCGTCGAGCAGGCGATCGCCGACATCGCGGCCGGCCGGCCGGTCGTCGTCGTGGACGACGAGGACCGGGAGAACGAGGGCGACCTCGTCGTCGCCGCCGAGAAGGCGACTCCCGAGATCGTCGCCTTCATGATGAGCGAGTGCCGGGGACTCATCTGCGCCCCCATGGAGGGCCCGGAGCTGGACCGGCTGCGGCTGCCGCAGATGGTCGAGGACAACACCGAGTCGATGAAGACGGCGTTCACGGTGTCGGTCGACGCCTCCGCCGCGCACGGCGTGAGCACCGGCATCTCGGCCGCCGACCGCGCCACCACGCTCCAGCTGCTGGCGAGCGGCACGGCGGAGCCGACGGACTTCGTCCGCCCCGGCCATGTGTTCCCGCTGCGCGCCAAGCCCGGCGGCGTCCTCGTCCGCAACGGCCACACCGAGGCCGCCGTGGACCTCGCCCGGCTCGCGGGGCTCCGCCCGGCCGGCGCCATCGTGGAGATCGCCGGCGAGGACGGCCGGATGCTCCGCCTGCCCGAGCTGATCCCGTTCGCCCGCAAGCACGGCCTGACGATCATCTCCATCGAGGACCTGATCGCCTACCGCCGCAGCAGCGAGCCCACGGTCCGCCGCGAGGCAGAGACCCGACTGCCCACCCGGCACGGCACGTTCACCGCCTACGGCTACCGCTCCACCGTCGACGGCGTCGAGCACGTCGCCCTGGTCCACGGCGAGATCGGCGACGGCGAGGACGTCCTGGTCCGCGTCCACTCCGAATGCCTCACCGGCGACGTCTTCGGCTCCCTGCGCTGTGACTGCGGCCCCCAGCTGGACACCGCCCTGGAGCGCATCCAGGACGAGGGCCGGGGCGTGGTGGTCTATCTGCGCGGCCACGAGGGGCGGGGCGTCGGTCTGCTGTCCAAGCTCCGGGCGTACGAGCTCCAGGAGCAGGGCCGCGACACCCTCGACGCCAACCTCGAACTCGGCCTGCCCGCCGACGCCCGCGACTACGGCGCCGGCGCGCGGATCCTCGCCGACCTCGGCGTGCACAGCGTCCGGCTGATGACCAACAACCCCGACAAGTCCGACGCACTGCTGCGCCACGGCCTGAAGGTCACCGGCCGCGAGCCCATGCCGATCCAGGCCGGCGAGCACAATCTCCGGTATCTGCGCACCAAGCGCGACCGGATGGGGCACGACCTGCCCTGGCTGGACACGCCCGCCGTGACCGCTTCTGCGGCCGCGGTCGCGGCCACCTGTGGCAACAAGTAA
- a CDS encoding uracil-xanthine permease family protein yields MDLGVRWKLHGDGRTPAPGAVVRPDERLSWPRTVGLGAQHVVAMFGASFVAPVLMGLDPNLAIMMSGVATAIFLLATRGRVPSYLGCSLSFVGVAAVIRAQGGTSATVTGAVFVVGIALFLVGLAVQRFGARIIHAAMPPIVTGAVVMLIGFNLAPVTASTYWPQDQWTALLVMLFTGFAVVCLRGFWSRIAIFLGLVFGYAISWAFDRIFGRIHSTSPSGQVTDHWRLDLSGVSKADWIGLPHFHGPSFQWSAVLVALPVVIALVAENTGHVKAVGEMTGDPLDDKLGTAISADGVASMLSTAVGGPPNTTYSENIGVMAATRVYSTAAYWAAAGFALLFGVCPKFGAIVAAIPGGVLGGITVILYGMIGLLGAQIWLHARVDLRNPLNLVPAAAGIIIGVGNVSMKFTGNFSLSGIALGTLVVITGYHTLRAFAPAHLKKQEPLLDEGTSAYDAEAGGAESPRAKS; encoded by the coding sequence ATGGACCTCGGCGTGCGCTGGAAACTGCACGGTGACGGGCGCACGCCCGCGCCCGGAGCGGTGGTACGCCCCGATGAACGGCTCTCCTGGCCCCGCACGGTGGGCCTGGGCGCCCAGCACGTGGTCGCGATGTTCGGCGCGTCCTTCGTGGCGCCCGTGCTCATGGGGCTCGACCCCAATCTCGCCATCATGATGTCGGGCGTGGCGACCGCGATCTTCCTGCTGGCCACCCGCGGCCGCGTTCCCAGCTATCTCGGGTGCTCACTGTCGTTCGTGGGCGTGGCCGCCGTCATCCGTGCCCAGGGCGGGACGAGTGCCACCGTGACCGGCGCGGTGTTCGTCGTAGGCATCGCGCTGTTCCTCGTCGGGCTCGCGGTGCAGCGGTTCGGCGCACGGATCATCCATGCCGCGATGCCGCCGATCGTCACCGGCGCGGTCGTCATGCTGATCGGCTTCAACCTCGCGCCGGTGACCGCCTCCACCTACTGGCCGCAGGACCAGTGGACGGCCCTGCTGGTCATGCTGTTCACCGGTTTCGCCGTGGTCTGCCTGCGCGGCTTCTGGTCCCGGATCGCGATCTTCCTCGGCCTGGTCTTCGGGTACGCGATCTCCTGGGCCTTCGACCGGATCTTCGGCAGGATCCACTCCACGAGCCCGAGCGGCCAGGTCACCGACCACTGGCGGCTGGACCTCTCCGGCGTCTCCAAGGCCGACTGGATCGGCCTGCCGCATTTCCACGGGCCGTCCTTCCAGTGGTCGGCGGTCCTGGTCGCGCTTCCGGTCGTCATCGCCCTGGTCGCGGAGAACACGGGCCACGTCAAGGCGGTCGGCGAGATGACCGGCGACCCGCTGGACGACAAGCTCGGTACGGCGATCTCGGCGGACGGCGTCGCCTCCATGCTGTCCACCGCGGTGGGCGGCCCGCCGAACACCACCTACTCCGAGAACATCGGCGTGATGGCCGCGACCCGCGTCTACTCCACCGCCGCCTACTGGGCCGCCGCCGGATTCGCGCTGCTCTTCGGCGTCTGCCCGAAGTTCGGCGCGATCGTGGCCGCGATCCCGGGCGGGGTCCTCGGCGGCATCACCGTGATCCTCTACGGCATGATCGGCCTGCTCGGCGCCCAGATCTGGCTGCACGCCAGGGTCGACCTGCGCAACCCGCTGAACCTGGTCCCGGCCGCCGCGGGCATCATCATCGGCGTCGGCAACGTGAGCATGAAGTTCACCGGCAACTTCTCGCTCAGCGGCATCGCCCTCGGCACCCTGGTCGTCATCACCGGCTACCACACGCTGCGCGCCTTCGCCCCGGCCCATCTGAAGAAGCAGGAACCGCTGCTGGACGAGGGCACGTCCGCCTACGACGCGGAGGCCGGCGGCGCGGAGTCTCCGCGCGCCAAGTCGTAG
- a CDS encoding nicotinamide riboside transporter PnuC, translating into MNWLNSEAFTLFGQRIIWSDMVGNILGLITLALGWRRSLWTWPVQFLSGLVLFAAFYGHLTGSAGKQTVVMAVALYGWWQWQRSKGRSADGHIAPRFATWRERAAMLGAAAAGTVAVALLFTAYPSLSWDPWPDAYIFVGTVVAMYAQAKGMVEFWIAWLLVDVVGVPLNFANGYAFSGFVYVIYGALVLWGMRDWWLRSRRSPQPVLEGAPA; encoded by the coding sequence GTGAACTGGCTGAACTCCGAGGCCTTCACCCTCTTCGGCCAGCGCATCATCTGGTCGGACATGGTCGGCAACATCCTCGGCCTGATCACCCTCGCGCTCGGCTGGCGCCGCTCCCTGTGGACCTGGCCCGTGCAGTTCCTCTCCGGCCTGGTCCTCTTCGCCGCCTTCTACGGCCATCTGACCGGCAGCGCCGGCAAGCAGACCGTCGTCATGGCCGTGGCGCTGTACGGCTGGTGGCAGTGGCAGCGCAGCAAGGGCCGGTCCGCGGACGGCCACATCGCCCCCCGCTTCGCCACCTGGCGCGAGCGCGCGGCGATGCTCGGCGCGGCCGCCGCCGGCACGGTCGCGGTGGCCCTGCTCTTCACGGCCTACCCGTCCCTGTCCTGGGACCCCTGGCCCGACGCCTACATCTTCGTCGGCACGGTCGTCGCCATGTACGCGCAGGCCAAGGGCATGGTCGAGTTCTGGATCGCCTGGCTGCTCGTCGACGTCGTCGGCGTCCCCCTCAACTTCGCCAACGGCTACGCCTTCTCCGGCTTTGTCTACGTCATTTACGGCGCGCTCGTCCTGTGGGGCATGCGCGACTGGTGGCTGCGCTCCCGCCGGAGCCCGCAGCCCGTCCTGGAAGGAGCCCCGGCATGA
- a CDS encoding ROK family transcriptional regulator — protein sequence MPASPSTARAINDRLALSLLQQEGPLTAGQLKQLTGLSRPTVADLVERLGAAGLITVVGESGEQRRGPNARLYGIVADQAHLAALDVRTGGVDVLVSDLVGRVLAETSVPIGGDTGTGPAVEQAVAAVERTAKKAGAMGAPSREGVRARGRLHTVGIGAPGLIDPATGDLRDSGGLPAWHRSLAAALQDRLPGARVTLENETNLAALAEQREGAARDRDTFVLLWLGHGVGAAVVLDGTLRRGASGGTGEIGFLPVPGTGSLPSARDCDGGFHSLAGAAAIGSLAAECGLPVPATMDGPGAAEVIHKAVAETAGEAGPADAAPCGAERPAGRFLRALADRIAIGAASVVAVLDPGCVVLGGEAGQAGGPTLARLVEKRLRRMSPLRTEVRASTLGGTAVLRGALLTARDRAQDELFAPPDRN from the coding sequence ATGCCCGCATCGCCCAGCACCGCCCGGGCCATCAACGACCGGCTCGCCCTGAGCCTGCTCCAGCAGGAAGGCCCGCTCACGGCAGGCCAGTTGAAGCAGCTGACGGGCCTGTCCCGGCCGACGGTCGCCGACCTCGTGGAACGACTCGGCGCCGCCGGGCTGATCACGGTGGTCGGCGAGTCCGGCGAACAGCGCCGGGGCCCCAACGCCCGGCTGTACGGCATCGTCGCCGACCAGGCTCATCTGGCCGCGCTCGACGTCCGTACCGGGGGTGTCGACGTCCTGGTCTCCGACCTGGTCGGACGGGTGCTCGCCGAGACGTCCGTGCCGATCGGCGGGGACACCGGGACCGGGCCGGCCGTGGAGCAGGCGGTGGCCGCGGTGGAGCGGACCGCGAAGAAGGCCGGGGCCATGGGGGCGCCGTCGCGCGAGGGCGTGCGCGCACGGGGGAGGCTGCACACCGTCGGCATCGGCGCGCCGGGCCTCATAGACCCGGCCACCGGCGATCTGCGCGACTCCGGCGGCCTGCCCGCCTGGCACCGCAGTCTGGCCGCCGCCCTGCAGGACCGGCTGCCCGGGGCCCGCGTCACCCTGGAGAACGAGACCAACCTCGCCGCCCTGGCCGAACAGCGCGAGGGTGCCGCCCGGGACCGCGACACCTTCGTCCTGCTCTGGCTGGGGCACGGTGTCGGCGCGGCGGTCGTCCTGGACGGCACGCTCCGCCGCGGCGCCTCGGGCGGCACCGGCGAGATCGGCTTCCTGCCGGTCCCGGGCACCGGCTCCCTTCCCTCGGCGCGGGACTGCGACGGAGGCTTCCACTCGCTGGCCGGGGCGGCGGCCATCGGCTCCCTGGCGGCGGAATGCGGCCTGCCGGTCCCGGCCACGATGGACGGACCGGGCGCGGCGGAGGTGATCCACAAGGCCGTGGCGGAGACAGCGGGCGAGGCCGGCCCCGCGGACGCGGCGCCTTGCGGTGCCGAACGGCCCGCCGGCCGCTTCCTCCGCGCCCTCGCCGACCGGATCGCCATCGGAGCCGCGTCCGTGGTGGCCGTGCTCGACCCCGGCTGCGTGGTGCTCGGCGGAGAGGCCGGCCAGGCCGGCGGCCCGACGCTGGCCCGGCTCGTAGAGAAGCGGCTCCGCCGCATGTCACCCCTGCGCACGGAGGTACGGGCAAGCACCCTGGGCGGCACGGCGGTCCTGCGCGGCGCCCTGCTGACGGCCCGCGACCGTGCCCAGGACGAACTCTTCGCACCTCCGGACCGGAACTGA
- the ribH gene encoding 6,7-dimethyl-8-ribityllumazine synthase encodes MSGKGAPELSVRNASDLRVAVIAAQWHVQVMDGLVNGALRALHDLGIDEPTLIRVPGSFELPVAAKALAGRGYDAVVALGVVIRGGTPHFDYVCQGVTQGLTQVSVETGVPVGFGLLTCDTEEQALDRAGLEGSNEDKGHEAVTAAVATAATLRSVSEPWH; translated from the coding sequence GTGAGCGGCAAGGGTGCACCGGAACTGTCCGTACGCAACGCGAGCGACCTCAGGGTCGCCGTCATCGCGGCGCAGTGGCACGTGCAGGTGATGGACGGTCTGGTGAACGGCGCCCTGCGCGCCCTGCACGACCTGGGGATCGACGAGCCGACCCTGATCCGGGTCCCCGGCAGCTTCGAACTGCCGGTCGCCGCCAAGGCGCTGGCCGGGCGCGGCTACGACGCCGTGGTCGCCCTCGGCGTGGTCATCCGCGGCGGCACCCCCCACTTCGACTACGTGTGCCAGGGCGTCACCCAGGGCCTCACCCAGGTCAGCGTCGAGACCGGCGTCCCCGTCGGCTTCGGCCTGCTCACCTGCGACACCGAGGAGCAGGCCCTGGACCGGGCCGGCCTGGAGGGTTCGAACGAGGACAAGGGCCACGAGGCGGTGACCGCCGCGGTCGCGACCGCCGCCACGCTCCGCTCAGTATCCGAACCCTGGCACTGA
- a CDS encoding riboflavin synthase — protein MFTGIVEELGEVTAVENLGDASRFKLRGPVVTEGAQHGDSIAVNGVCLTVVEHEGDEFTADVMAETLNRSSLGALTVGSRVNLERPMAVGARLGGHIVQGHVDGTGAVLERKPSENWEIVKISLPADLARYVVEKGSITVDGISLTVVEAGPDYFSVSLIPTTLDLTTLGVKQPGDPVNLEVDVVAKYVERLLGDRAQGAGK, from the coding sequence GTGTTCACCGGAATCGTCGAAGAGCTGGGTGAGGTCACCGCCGTCGAGAACCTCGGCGACGCCTCCCGCTTCAAGCTCCGTGGCCCCGTCGTGACCGAGGGCGCGCAGCACGGCGACTCCATCGCCGTGAACGGCGTCTGTCTCACCGTCGTGGAGCACGAGGGCGACGAGTTCACCGCCGACGTCATGGCCGAGACCCTGAACCGCTCCAGCCTCGGCGCACTCACCGTCGGCTCCCGGGTCAACCTGGAGCGCCCCATGGCCGTGGGCGCGCGCCTCGGCGGGCACATCGTGCAGGGCCATGTCGACGGCACCGGTGCGGTGTTGGAGCGCAAGCCCTCCGAGAACTGGGAGATCGTGAAGATCTCGCTCCCCGCGGACCTCGCCCGCTATGTGGTCGAGAAGGGCTCCATCACCGTCGACGGCATCAGCCTCACCGTCGTGGAAGCCGGCCCGGACTACTTCTCCGTCAGCCTCATCCCGACCACCCTCGACCTGACCACGCTCGGCGTGAAGCAGCCCGGCGACCCGGTCAACCTCGAGGTCGACGTCGTCGCCAAGTACGTCGAGCGCCTCCTCGGCGACCGCGCCCAGGGAGCGGGCAAGTGA
- a CDS encoding SDR family oxidoreductase, translated as MTAILVTGGTGTLGRRVTERLRTDGHEVRVLSRHTQPYAVDLRVGGSGLDAALAGAETVVHCASSPRGGDEEAAARLIAAARRAGVGHLVYISIVGIDRVPLGYYRTKLAVERRIEASGLGWTVLRTTQFHDLLVTILGGLAKPPVMLVPAGVPDQPVEVREVADRLAELALTAPAGRVADMGGPEVRTLDSLARAYLHATGRRRAVAQVPLFGRTYRAARAGGLLTPEQAVGKATFEEYLGRRFRG; from the coding sequence ATGACCGCGATCCTGGTGACCGGCGGGACCGGCACGCTCGGCCGGCGGGTGACGGAGCGGCTGCGTACGGACGGGCACGAGGTACGGGTGCTCAGCCGGCACACACAGCCGTACGCCGTCGATCTGCGCGTGGGCGGGAGCGGGCTGGACGCCGCGCTCGCCGGTGCGGAGACCGTGGTGCACTGCGCGAGCTCGCCGCGCGGCGGGGACGAGGAGGCCGCCGCGCGGCTGATCGCGGCGGCCCGGCGGGCCGGAGTGGGCCATCTGGTCTACATCTCCATCGTCGGCATCGACCGGGTGCCCCTCGGCTACTACAGGACCAAGCTGGCCGTGGAGCGCCGGATCGAGGCGTCGGGACTCGGCTGGACCGTCCTGCGCACGACCCAGTTCCACGACCTGCTGGTCACGATCCTGGGCGGGCTGGCCAAGCCGCCGGTCATGCTGGTCCCGGCCGGGGTCCCGGACCAGCCGGTGGAGGTGCGCGAAGTCGCGGACCGCCTGGCCGAGTTGGCGCTCACCGCGCCGGCCGGACGGGTGGCGGACATGGGCGGCCCCGAAGTCCGGACCCTGGACTCCCTGGCCCGCGCCTACCTCCACGCGACCGGCCGGCGCCGGGCCGTGGCACAGGTACCGCTGTTCGGCCGGACCTACCGCGCCGCTCGCGCAGGCGGACTGCTGACACCCGAACAAGCCGTGGGGAAGGCGACGTTCGAGGAGTATCTGGGCCGGCGGTTCCGGGGCTGA
- a CDS encoding phosphoribosyl-ATP diphosphatase — protein MSKKTFEELFTELQQKAAHGDPATSRTAELVGKGVHAIGKKVVEEAAEVWMAAEYEGKEAAAEEISQLLYHVQVMMVARGISLDDVYAHL, from the coding sequence ATGTCCAAGAAGACGTTCGAGGAGCTCTTCACCGAGCTCCAGCAGAAGGCCGCCCACGGCGACCCCGCCACCTCCCGCACCGCAGAGCTGGTCGGCAAGGGCGTCCATGCCATCGGCAAGAAGGTCGTCGAAGAGGCCGCCGAGGTCTGGATGGCCGCCGAGTACGAGGGCAAGGAGGCGGCCGCCGAGGAGATCTCCCAGCTGCTGTACCACGTCCAGGTGATGATGGTCGCCCGCGGGATCTCCCTGGACGACGTCTACGCCCATCTGTGA